The Mycolicibacterium neworleansense sequence CATGATGGTCGGCGAGATCGGCGGCCAGCGCCTTCAACTGCGGGTACTCCGCGGTGACGTCACGGCCACGACGCGAACGCAGTTGCAGGCGGCCATGGTCGGCCTCGACCAGCAGCCGGTAACCGTCCCACTTTCCTTCGAACGCCCATTGCCCGGCCTTGAGTTTGGCCACCGAGCCCTCGGTGGCCAGCATCGGGGAGAAATCCTTGGGATCGGGTGTGGCCGACTTCTGGTCTTTCATCCGGTGCGCGAGCCAGTTCTTGCCCTCGGTCTGGATCAATGCGTAACGGCCGTCGATGCGGCTGCCGCTCAGGGTGAAGATGACTTCGCCGTTGCGGGCCTCGGGGTCGTCATTGACCCGGAACTTCTCCGCCTCATACATGCCGGTGTCCCAGATGACCATCTTCCCAGCGCCGTACTCTCCCTTGGGAATGTCACCGTGGAAGGTCAGGTACTCGATCGGATGGTCTTCGGTATGCACCGCAAGGTGATTCACCGCCGTGCTATCCGGCAGGTTCTTCGGCACAGCCCAGCTGACGAGCACGCCATCGCGTTCCAGTCGGAGGTCGTAGTGGAGCCGCCGCGCGTGATGCTCCTGGATCACGAACCGGTCGTTGTTGCCGGTCGCCGGGACGTCCTGCGGCACCGGCTCGGGCGTCTTGGCCGCGTCGCGCATGCTGCGGTAGGTGGTGAGCTTGTCGGGACGCGGCGCGTCTTCGTCGAGTCCGGACAGGAGGTCGCCGTCGTCGGAAACCCGTTGCAGCACTTCATCGAATCTCAGGTGGCGCAGGTCCGGATCGGCGATCTCGTCCCACGTGCGGGGCGCGGCGACGGTCGGGTGCTCCCGGCCGCGAAGCGAGTAGGGGGCGATCGTGGTCTTGGCGCCGTTGTTCTGGCTCCAGTCGAGAAAGATCTTCTGGGCCCGGATACTGCGGGTCATCGTGGCGGTGACCATCTTGGGCATCGACTGTTCGAGCTGCTGAGCCACCCGTTTGGCCAGCACCGATGCCCCGCGTGAGCTGATCGGCTCGGCCAGGGGCACGTACAGATGCAGGCCCTTGCTACCGCTGGTGAGCGGATACGTCGTCAACCCGATGTCACCCATCAGCTCGCGCACCGCCTGCGCCACCTCGCACAGCTGCGGCATGGTGACGCCCTCGCCGGGATCGAGGTCGAACACGATGCGGGTGGCCGGCCCCTGACTGCCCTCGGAGTCGAACCGCCATTGCGGCACATGCACTTCCAGTGACGCCTGTTGCGCAATCCAGGCCAGCCCCTCGCGGGTGTTGATGATGGGGTATGTGGTGGTGCCAGACTTGT is a genomic window containing:
- a CDS encoding ATP-dependent DNA ligase; translation: MERYERVRLTNPDKVLYPATGTSKAEVFDYYLSIAEVMLPHIAGRPVTRKRWPNGVAEASFFEKQLASSAPDWLERGTIAHKSGTTTYPIINTREGLAWIAQQASLEVHVPQWRFDSEGSQGPATRIVFDLDPGEGVTMPQLCEVAQAVRELMGDIGLTTYPLTSGSKGLHLYVPLAEPISSRGASVLAKRVAQQLEQSMPKMVTATMTRSIRAQKIFLDWSQNNGAKTTIAPYSLRGREHPTVAAPRTWDEIADPDLRHLRFDEVLQRVSDDGDLLSGLDEDAPRPDKLTTYRSMRDAAKTPEPVPQDVPATGNNDRFVIQEHHARRLHYDLRLERDGVLVSWAVPKNLPDSTAVNHLAVHTEDHPIEYLTFHGDIPKGEYGAGKMVIWDTGMYEAEKFRVNDDPEARNGEVIFTLSGSRIDGRYALIQTEGKNWLAHRMKDQKSATPDPKDFSPMLATEGSVAKLKAGQWAFEGKWDGYRLLVEADHGRLQLRSRRGRDVTAEYPQLKALAADLADHHVVLDGEVVALDDSGVPSFSEMQNRARSTRVEFWAFDILWLDGRSLLRAKYSDRRKVLDALATGGGLIVPEPLSGDGPEAMDHAREHRFEGVIAKKRDSTYQPGRRSASWIKDKFWNTQEVVIGGWRQGEGGRSSGIGALVLGVPGPDGLRFAGRVGTGFTEKELAKLKGMLAPLHTDESPFDKPLPKLDAKGVTFVRPELVGEVRYSERTSDHRLRQPSWRGLRPDKTPDEVVWESGH